The genomic stretch gttcagcgcaaaaaaggaggtgtgttcaggcgcattgcccgcgcattgctattttaaggagctgaaaatagactgcgccatagatcaactcaaacctggtctaaagtcaatggcgcaatatttttttgttagagcgcgttggtagaaactgcgcctctgggcgcgtccacagtgcgcgttgactttgcttattacacacagggatgcgcatcacacaaacatgccaaatattaaaaacaaaaggattacagtgtaaaagaatattattgtgtaggctacataaatataaaaatgtaatgatgaatagtcattgcgtgtattagaattaggctacctattttcaattcagcctattactacttataatgatgaacgaaattggctaattaattgaacaatcgtgccaatacacacacacacatatatattaactgactcatcgcgtgtacgcaatgtaaatagcaatccgccatggcgcgagcgcatctcgctcttaaagggaatgggagatgacactctgattggtttatttcacgttacgcccaaaccacacctatgaataatgaagctacttcagaccaacccattttagatttgcgccgggcgcaagagccatttatcccgccgggaaaatagcaacagcgccgagacccgcccacaaagttacttgcgcttcgcgctttgacacttgcgtttcagatcgttaaaatagggccctatataTTAAATGTCTATATTCCTCTAATGTATGGTGTTGAGAAACATATCAGAGCCTTGTGCCTTTCAAGACTAAAAAAGGGAACTATTTCAAAATGACATCCTCTGCATTAATGTGAACTTTTGCCAGCTAGCTTTCTGAAGTCCACACCCCCTGTGAGTTTGATGAATAAAGCATTCTGACGATCACTGCATTCTCATAGAACACACATGGCAATCATGGAGTCTAGAGCATTGTGTCTGCTGATGCTCTGCTGTTTTATCGATGTCTGCAACCTTCATCCGCTCATTCATCCCAGTAATGGACTTGGTGTGTGTCGTAAAAACTCAGGTTTGACAGCGCTGGAGGTTCTACCAGGTGGAGGCTGGGATAACCTGCGCAACATAGACATGGGACGGGTGATGAATCTGAGCTATTCCCAGTGTCAGACCACAGAAGACGGTGTCTATCTCATTCCAGATGAAGTTTTTGTCATACCACAGAAGGTGAGCGGAGTGGAAACACACTCAGAGATCATCATGTCATGGCTGAACCAGACAAGCTCTACGTCAAGCTCCATTAATGCTGATGGTTCTTTCCTTTCTGCGCTTAACGGAAAATACTCTGAAGAAAACAAACGCATGAAAACCCACCAAGTGAAAGATAATTCTGTAACATCACGGGTTCAAGTAAGTCAAAACCACAATAATGCACATTCAGCTATTGTACatattatcttttaaatttgctGAAGATAAATTTgttagaacttaaaattttttaatgtttattattttattattaaaaagtgtgtttttatttcatatgtGCAGTATGATTCAGTACCTGATAACCATAATTACCCTCCTTCAGTACTTTGAAACATCTTCTGCTACATATAAACAAAACACTCTCAAAGTATACTTTTGTTTGAATGATGATATTCAATAGAGTATAATCTtacatttatcattattattattatgactgTGCAGAAAAGATTCATAAGAACTTTTTTTCAAACTGAGTCATCATTAAATGTCATCAAAAAtgtcatgtatatatatatatatatatatatatatatatatatatacacagagacatttcttttcttttttcttttttccagaTCCGTAACCGGCTGTACACAGTAAAGGCGTATCCTGACTTCACTCTGGACTCCCGCTTCGCTCAACAGGCGGTGGAAATCGCAGATGCTATTGAGAACAATCAAACCCGTCTTGCAACTTACCTGTCAGAGAAACTCATACTTGATTATGGTACCCATGTCATTACAAGTGTTGATGCTGGTGCTACTTTGGTGCAAGaggattatttaaaaaagtcttTTGTCTCCAGCAGTCAGTCCGATATGTCTTCTGTTTCTGCATCAGCAGGCTTGAACTTTTTCCACAAACTTAAGTTTGATATTAGCAGCAAGGAATCCCAAGAAAGTTCACAAACTCAGGGGTATCAGAGTAACATTGCATATTCTTTAATTCAGAGCCATGGTGGAGCTTTATTCTACCCAGGCATGACTCTGCAGAAGTGGCAAGAGAGTACGCTCAATAATCTGGTGGCTATTGACCGCTCTGGACTGCCGCTGCACTATTTTCTTAATCCATCCACATTCCCAGACCTCCCAGCACTAACAGTTAATAAAATGGCTTCATCAGTTCAGCAGGCTGCACTGAAATACTATAGGATAAACAAACGTCCAGGGTGTGTAAATCCAGATTCCCCAAATTTTAACTTCCAGGCAAACATAGATGATGCTTCCTGTGAGGGTCCAGTCACCAATCTTAGCTTTGGTGGAATTTACCAACAATGCACTTCACTGATAGATGGAGATACTTTCTGTTATGAGACAGCACAGACAAATCCAGCAACTGGTGGTTATTCATGTCCTGGAGGATTCTCAGGCGCCATATTAAATTCTGAAATACTGGAAAGTGTTTACACTGCTGAATGCATACCAAATTTTCCATTTTTCCAATGTGTCTTTACCAAAAAAGCACGAATTGACACCTACTGGTGTTTCTCAAATGGGAAAATCTCTGAGTACTCTGGATATCTGTTTGGAGGTCTGTTTGGACCATTTTTACAAAACCCTCTGACCAAATCCAATAGCTGTCCTCCAAACTACTTTGCTCTAAAGTTCTTGTCTAATGGCATGATGGTTTGTCTGAGCAAAGATTATGAGGCCGGAACAAGATTCTCTGTGCCATTTGGTGGTTTCTTCAGCTGCCAGTCTGGAAACCCTCTCTCCAATGGTCAATCTCGCTGTCCACCTCAGTTCAGCCAACATCTTGCTGCCATTAGTGATGGCTGTGAGGTGCTGTACTGTGTCCAGTCTGGTGCGTTCACTGAGGGTCAGTTAAATCCAATCCGTCTCCCACCATTCATAAGAAAACCACTGGTTGGCATGAATGCGACAAATACTGTAACTGTAATGACAGAAGGTGATCGTTCTTGGGTGAGAGATGGAGAAAATAAGAAGTGGCGACTGGCAAAGCCTGGTGAGGTTAACCGAATGGATATAGTGTCCGAGTCTGACATGTCATCTTCTCAAATGTCTGGAGGAGAAATAGCTGGTGTAGCTGTTGGTGTGATGGTTCTCATTGCTCTTGTGGTTGCAggaactgtgtttttaatgaaaaaaaggCGATCTTCTGGCCTCAGGGTGACCGGAGGTTATCAAGAACTTTAAAGTGAGGCCAAATTAGGCAGTGTAGAGGGAACAAGAGAGAACAGTATGAGGAACATTAATTAAAACACCACTGGCATAACAACTAATGATCTtttctaaataattattttttacttagTGATTTGTGTAAAGAAGTACCATTGTGATTCACGTTTGTAATCAGcagaattataataaaaataaacagtaagtaaaGGTTTATTCTCATGAATCAGTGATTATTATTCTATTGTTTGACATGGTGTTTGTTGAAATATCTAAATGGTAATAAGTTTtacatttcatacatttttaaattttacaagTATTTTTCTTGAAAAACTCAATCAGTTAACAAGAACCAAATTGGTCACAATTGTTGTAATGTATCTTACAAttcttaatattaataatggaATAAtggattaatattaataatggaATTCAATTAACTTTGTTCGTTCTAAATTATTAGGGaaaaaccctattgtaattgttaggattttCAAACAACAATATTGTGCCtttgaaggggaaaaaaagtttaaatttctATTCACGCCTGTGACGGTAtgccagaaagtttgaagtgggtgtggccacttttactaaaacaaCTATCAATCTTAAAGAGTATGAGGTCTCTGCAGAACAAAAAGGGGCGTTTCCCAATTATAGGGTGTTGTCAAACTGAAATAGGCATTTTTCAACCTCTTTAACCTGATTTGCACAAATTGAGTGGGAGAatcccgaaaaaaaaaaaaaaaatggagatcTCCTGTATATGAAGTGTATTGTTGTAAACTAGCAGTTGTTTAACGTTTCATTTG from Megalobrama amblycephala isolate DHTTF-2021 linkage group LG5, ASM1881202v1, whole genome shotgun sequence encodes the following:
- the LOC125268091 gene encoding macrophage-expressed gene 1 protein-like, whose translation is MESRALCLLMLCCFIDVCNLHPLIHPSNGLGVCRKNSGLTALEVLPGGGWDNLRNIDMGRVMNLSYSQCQTTEDGVYLIPDEVFVIPQKVSGVETHSEIIMSWLNQTSSTSSSINADGSFLSALNGKYSEENKRMKTHQVKDNSVTSRVQIRNRLYTVKAYPDFTLDSRFAQQAVEIADAIENNQTRLATYLSEKLILDYGTHVITSVDAGATLVQEDYLKKSFVSSSQSDMSSVSASAGLNFFHKLKFDISSKESQESSQTQGYQSNIAYSLIQSHGGALFYPGMTLQKWQESTLNNLVAIDRSGLPLHYFLNPSTFPDLPALTVNKMASSVQQAALKYYRINKRPGCVNPDSPNFNFQANIDDASCEGPVTNLSFGGIYQQCTSLIDGDTFCYETAQTNPATGGYSCPGGFSGAILNSEILESVYTAECIPNFPFFQCVFTKKARIDTYWCFSNGKISEYSGYLFGGLFGPFLQNPLTKSNSCPPNYFALKFLSNGMMVCLSKDYEAGTRFSVPFGGFFSCQSGNPLSNGQSRCPPQFSQHLAAISDGCEVLYCVQSGAFTEGQLNPIRLPPFIRKPLVGMNATNTVTVMTEGDRSWVRDGENKKWRLAKPGEVNRMDIVSESDMSSSQMSGGEIAGVAVGVMVLIALVVAGTVFLMKKRRSSGLRVTGGYQEL